GGGCAGGACGAGCCTTCGATTCGAGGTGCGGTAGTGCGCCGGCGCGCACCCGCGCGGGTGAGGCCCTCGACTCCCGCTCCGCCGGCCAGGGGGCCCGGTCGCCCCCGGCATCACCTGACCCCGACGGACGGCTGACGGCCCGGTGTCTGACTCGCTCCTCACGATCCTCAAGTTCTTCCTGATCGCGCTGCTCTGGCTGTTCTTCCTGCGCGTCCTGCGAGCCGTCTGGTCCGAGCTCAAACGGCCGCCCGTGGTGACCGTCGTCGAGGAGCCCAAATCGCGACGGACCCGCCGCAGGGAAGCCCCGCCTCCCCAGCCGCCGGGTCCCCCGACCGGGGCGCTGCCAGTCGACGGCCGGCGGGCCAACGGGCAGGTCATGCGGCTCAGGGTGCTGGAGCCCGCCGAACGGCAGGGTCGGACCTTCGAGCTCGGCGAGGAGGTGACGGTGGGCCGCGCCTCCGGCTGCGGGGTGGCCCTGGACGACGCCTTCACCTCCCAGCTGCACGCCCGACTCTTCCGGAGCAACGGCGAGACATGGATCGAGGACCTCGG
The sequence above is a segment of the Acidimicrobiales bacterium genome. Coding sequences within it:
- a CDS encoding FHA domain-containing protein; amino-acid sequence: MSDSLLTILKFFLIALLWLFFLRVLRAVWSELKRPPVVTVVEEPKSRRTRRREAPPPQPPGPPTGALPVDGRRANGQVMRLRVLEPAERQGRTFELGEEVTVGRASGCGVALDDAFTSQLHARLFRSNGETWIEDLGSTNGTYVNAKKLASPVPLHLGDRLQVGRTVLEVGP